Sequence from the Ereboglobus luteus genome:
GTCGGCGATGTGCCCCGTGCTCGCGCCGCGCTCGCGAAGCCGCCCGATAATCTCGTCGGGAATCCCGCGCACCACCTGCTCCCCGGCGGGATTGTGAAAACTCATCATCGGCCCCACGCCCATCGCCGTGAGCGAGCCGCCGGGAAATCCCTGCTCCTCGACGACAAGCACCCGCGCGCCACAACGCGCCGCCGCGATTGCCGCGACACTTCCCGACACGCCGCCGCCGACAACAACAACATCAAATGCGGGACCTTCGTTTACTGGTAATTCCATGATGAATATCAAATTTTCAAAAGACGATGCCCCGCGCCCGCCGGAACTTCAACGGCAACCGACTGGATTCCTTTGGCATCCTCAGAACCCCGCGCCGCCCGGACTCCGCCCCCGCGCGCGGAAAAACAAACCTGCCGCATTGACCGGCGATTACAAAAGAGGTTTCTTAAACGCTTCGTTTCTATTGTTACCTGTTGCACCCGACACCCGCCTCATAATCTTTCACTACCAACATCATCCCCATGAGCACCCAACACAACCACTCGCGTCGCGACTTCCTCAAAACAACAGCCCTCGCGGGGCTGGGCATCGGCCTCGCCGGAATGGCACCCTCCCGCGCGGCCGGCGCGGAACCCGGATTCGGCGCCGTGCGCAGCCGCGCCAAAAACATCAGCCAGACACGCCGCCGCCCCGCCGGACAAAAACCCGTCCATTCCCTGACTACCACGCCGATTGAAAAAGTTCGCGTCGGGCTCATCGGCTGCGGGGGCCGGGGCGGCTCGCTGCTCAAGGACCTGTTGAACATCCCCTTTGTTGAAGTCACCGCCATCTGCGACGTCCGCGAGGAACGCGTCGCCATGATGCTCAAGCGCGCCGGGGACAAGGGGCAGACCCCGAGAACCTATTCCGGCGGCGACCGCGCCTGGGAAAACCTCCTGCGGCAGGACAACATCGATGTCGTTTACGTCGCCACGCCCTGGGAATGGCATTGCGAAATGAGCGTCAAGGCGATGGAGGCGGGCAAGCACGCCTTCGTGGAAGTCTCCGCCGCCGTCACTGTTGACGAGTGCTGGAAGCTCGTGGACACCTCGGAAAAAACCCAGCGCCACTGCGCGATTTTGGAAAACTGTTGTTACGGCCGCAACGAACTCTTCGTGCTCAACATGGCCCGCGAGGGTGTTTTCGGCGAACTCACGCACGCCGAGTGCGCCTACATCCACGACCTGCGCGGCATGCTCTTCAAACTGGGCACCGAGGGCGACTGGCGCCGCGAATACCACAAGACCCTCGACGGCAATCTCTATCCCACGCACGGCCTCGGCCCCGTCTGCCAATACATGGGTATCGGGCGCGGCGACCAGATGAAATATCTCGTCTCCATGAGCTCGCCCGAGGCCGGCCTTTCCAAGTGGCTCAGGGAAAAGAATCCAAACGACGGGCGCCACGCCGGCGAGAAATACGTCTGCGGCGACATGAACACCACCCTCGTCAAAACCGAGCTGGGCCGCTCCATCATGATCCAGCACGACGTGATCAGCCCGCGACCCTACAGCCGCATCAACGCCCTCAGCGGCACCGGCGGCACGTTTTTCGGCTACCCAAACCGCCTCGCGCTCGATGATCCGAAAAAATACAACCTCAAGGCCAAGAGCAGCCACGGCTGGCTCAAGGACGACGATTTTAAGGTCATGCGCGAAAGGTTCGACCATCCGCTCTACAAACAATTGCAGGAACGCGCCAAGAACAGCGGCCACGGAGGCATGGATTATGTCATGAGCTACCGCCTGCTTGATTGCATCCGCAAGGGTCTCACGCCCGACATGACGGTTTACGACGCCGCGCTCTGGAGTTGCATCCTCGAACTGTCGGCAAAATCAGTCCAGGAAGGCAGCCTCCCCGTCGGCATCCCCGATTTCACCCGTGGCGATTGGAAAACCATCAAGCCCCTCGGCATCGCGACAACCTGAGCCCCGGTGCCAACCCAAGCCCTAGCCGGCGTTCGCCTTGTCATGGTTCACAAGATTGCGCCGCCATGCGCGCGGCGAAATTCCGTGCACTTGCTTGAAGGTGGCCGACAGGTGAAAGGCGGAGCTGAAGCCGAGCTGGGCCGCCGCCTCATCAAGGGTTGTGTCGGTCGACGCAAGCAGGCGGCGCGCGTGCGCCATGCGCAGATTTATCACATATTGCCAGGGGGCATAATTTGTATGCTGCTTGAAAGCGCGCCGCAAATGCGAGTAGGCCACGCCGAGTTTTTTGGACAGCTCCCGCACATTCACCGCCTCGGTGTAACGCTCGGCAAGGATGCGCTCAAGCTGGCCGACCGAATGGCTCAGGCGCGTGGGGGGCGCATTCTCAATCCGGCCCGCCTGCTCCCACGCGGCGAGGACGGCGTAGGCCGACGCGCTGCGCGCCGGGTCGTGCGACGCGCCGTTTTCCCTTGAGTGCGAGTGCAGGCGTTGCAACGACGCCTCCATTTCAGTCGCGAGCACGTTCGCGCGCACGGATTGGGCGGCATTGATGATTTTTTTCGAAATCAAGCGCGTCACGAGCGGGCCGCGCGCCTCCAGCCAGCTCTCCACCCAGCCGGTC
This genomic interval carries:
- a CDS encoding Gfo/Idh/MocA family oxidoreductase; translated protein: MSTQHNHSRRDFLKTTALAGLGIGLAGMAPSRAAGAEPGFGAVRSRAKNISQTRRRPAGQKPVHSLTTTPIEKVRVGLIGCGGRGGSLLKDLLNIPFVEVTAICDVREERVAMMLKRAGDKGQTPRTYSGGDRAWENLLRQDNIDVVYVATPWEWHCEMSVKAMEAGKHAFVEVSAAVTVDECWKLVDTSEKTQRHCAILENCCYGRNELFVLNMAREGVFGELTHAECAYIHDLRGMLFKLGTEGDWRREYHKTLDGNLYPTHGLGPVCQYMGIGRGDQMKYLVSMSSPEAGLSKWLREKNPNDGRHAGEKYVCGDMNTTLVKTELGRSIMIQHDVISPRPYSRINALSGTGGTFFGYPNRLALDDPKKYNLKAKSSHGWLKDDDFKVMRERFDHPLYKQLQERAKNSGHGGMDYVMSYRLLDCIRKGLTPDMTVYDAALWSCILELSAKSVQEGSLPVGIPDFTRGDWKTIKPLGIATT
- a CDS encoding AraC family transcriptional regulator — translated: MSTPDKTARDYFRYFATPPEMNIWGLAVTASGFTRIPPGARYPMSAHPDDHALNWTRGRVLDALQIVLIEEGRGRFETRQTGLVEVGPGAAFALLPGVWHRYQPDPQTGWVESWLEARGPLVTRLISKKIINAAQSVRANVLATEMEASLQRLHSHSRENGASHDPARSASAYAVLAAWEQAGRIENAPPTRLSHSVGQLERILAERYTEAVNVRELSKKLGVAYSHLRRAFKQHTNYAPWQYVINLRMAHARRLLASTDTTLDEAAAQLGFSSAFHLSATFKQVHGISPRAWRRNLVNHDKANAG